aacgGCTATATTACTCTGAATGtctaacataacataactgacttgtctagtctatgaaacctctatcatgagtctaactggaaaacatacttactgggacaaggcccccagcataccttagatgcataactaatcataaaacaaaagttgactaaaccccgaatgagatggggctcaccaataagctgatacgaacgctgtcctactgagcagatgtgtcgtcctgtatatcagtacctgcatcgtgaaatgcaggcccccgggcaataaaaggggacgtcagcacattgaatgtactggtatgtaaagcaactgaaagaaataacatgggacatggaataacatgataagaactgaaactgaaaacctggacatgagcatgagcatgggtacatatatatatatatatatatatatatatatatatatatatatatatatatataacataagtaaaacatgataagtagggagagcatttcataaaccgacatgtgatatcatcacgtggagtctggtacctcgccggaccagcagagccttcataccttgccagggtataaggtggtaacgtgcctgatggatccattcagtgtaaaattaaggtatcgtcctaactgggcggggggatccttgtcctatggtggctacatcgtttcaggctatctgagccttctcagtaattcgtgcaactcccaaaaacatgaacataatatagttggctaagaagcccatgattttcgtgaattaacttgtacttgtcttgtaatcatgatttcacgaaataacttgtaaacatggtttcatgaaataacttctaaacatggtttcatgaaataacttgtatttagtatgtatgtagcttgtatcatagcatgaaagtaattatataatatagttgcatgaaaacttgtagacatgtaggatattcatgaaataatcatttttatttaaaaacatgcatgcaagaacccatggaatacgagatatgggttttcatggattacagactgattctcaataatcatatggagttattaagaacacaatgatagaatcatagcaattcatacacaatataatcatggacatggacctagggttatcatgaacatagtatagaatagaaaccctagttttgtaaagaatcataatttatggattatgaggcgtggggaagaacaatgatgttcccacacgtagatgataactctacatacctggtaatgctccaaaacttgaattaaagagttgaactttgaagaagatttccaaaatcttgaattcttgaaccttgagatggattttcttgaaaaccctagttttggaatgatgatttcttgtttagattacaaggatatgtattagaattgacttggaataattagagtaggcttatcttggtgttcttgatgatggaagagggtaggaggtcgttctagggcttgaaggaatgaaaaataatgatgtgaactgatacggacgaatatatactgttctgaaaaattaaaatttccgcccagttaaatactggccgtattttgaaatacggactgcactgcgtctcttcagtaaaatggccataactctttgcacaaatgtccgtttgacccccataatataccgttggaaaggtatttcaaagctctacaactttcagcaaggaagttttcccaaattccaaatatattttaaaatacgaGCCGTATTTTTAAATACGATCCGTTTTTAACAATGTAGCCTCCAAATGTCAAATTTCAGAATGCCCAGAAATCTTtagtaccagtttacgacttgaaatacggcccgtatactgaaatacgatcactgttcatgggcgtaaacccccatcttacaactgaacagggaaattccaattcctacattctttatctgattttctaagctTAGGATCATGGTCgaagcttacgttaaaggtacggggtgttacagtttACTATTCATTATCTGATACTTGTTTGTGGTTGAACATCTAACTGCTTATATGTgggattatttttttttcttgggcaAAGTCTAGTCGTTACAAATGGAGTATTAGCCCCTTAACACAGCCAAGTGACTATAGGTAGCATAAGTTTGGGGTTCTGCTTGTTCCTAAATAAGAATCCTTATTGGTTTGGTATTTTAATTCATGGGTTTGATGCTTAAAAAATATAGATCACTTCCAGTCATTTTTTATGCTATAGTACATTTTTGagtcaaaacattttttttttaaatttgcttTCTATTTAGATATAAGTAGCATCATTTTAATTTCTTCCAATGTCAATATTTTCAATAAGTATTAAAGGATGTCgataacatcatttttcaaaatgGGAAAATTGATTTACAAGACGATTTTAAATGAAATTGATGCAAATGTTTCTCTAAATTGATTAAATCAATTCCCTCCCGATACCTGGATTTTAAGCATCTTTACACTCACACCCAGCCTTTTAAATTAAtcctacaagtcctattttaaacaGCATTCTTATttatctatctataactttagcaatactcaTAAAGATACTTTCTTAAATGTTGTAAAATGTTACATCtacatttttagccttaattaactaacacaagtccggtcggttaaccatttattaaatggatcttaaagggtgtCTAATACCTTTcttttagattaattgaactcttacctagaatctttaagttagtagaccttaaaacggagttaactttaaaaataactttaatgaactttaggtgtcctaattcaccataaataattaggtggcgactccttaactttaattaaccccggaattaccgggatgttgtaaactattttgacttcggttaaaatagggtcTAACAATCTTTACactaaaacaaacaaaatattacTAAACTCACTCAGTCTCAAGATGAAAATAAATATGTTATACACTCACTCAGACTTGATCTAAATATTACTAAGATTAAAAACTTGAAAAGGGAAAGTATTTATAAGCatttaaaattcaaaaaataCTTAATATCAACCTGAATCAACATATCGATAATATTAGCTAGATGTCATCAGAAAAGGGAACaaatttatatcaaacaaaattaattaaaaaaacgaTTACAACAATCAgagacaaacaaatcaaaaatTTACAAAACCAAAAAAGATCGCTATATGCACAACCCGAACTAATTTAATCTTGGACAAAATCTCATCGGCAGTACATTTGTTCGATGTGAATAGCTTTTGTTCCACAACCTCCTTGATATTCTATCGTAAATCTTCTCTGTTTTCGCTCTATTCTTTCACCACAAAATCAAACTTTTTGTCCGCCACCTTTTTTGTTGCAATGCTGTTAGCGATGACTTTCAACTGAAAATGTTATAACTAGAGTTATTACAGTAAAAATTAAAGTGGAAGGTGAAGAATTTTCTAAGTAATACGTACGTGTTTGTGTTAAACAAACTTGAGTTCAATGACCTGTAAATACTAGTTAATTCGTTTCATTCTCGTCCTTGTTGGGACATAGTTAATCAATTTATGTGTGTTTGGGTTGGTGAATGTGAAATATATTAGGTTTTGAGCGGTATCTGTTACTATACCAACGTCCACACATTCAAATTGAATATCAAATCTTACCTCATGGGAGGAGATTTGAGATCCGTAATCCTCGCTTTGCTTACGCAACTACTTTGATCACTTCTTGCTACACTGTATCCTCCGCCGCTCAAACACATTCATTATTTCCCTCTCTTCTTTGTCATGGCTTTAATGTTACTCAAAATGTCACCTTAAAAGCATCCAATACTTGTATGGTGTTTGGTGACAAAGAGAGTTCGCTTTTTATTCACTCTTTAGAATGACTAATATACCAATATTTATAACACATAATTAGAAAGATTCGCACATAAGATATTCTCCATTTATGTTTAATTTATGACGTTagattaaattttataaaattataaatataaattAGTTTTGATGCAATACATACATTGAGTAATAAAATATTTGGAGTATATTAATTGGATGAACTCCTGTCCTTTAAATTGGGCTGAGAAAACAATAATTATTGGCTTTATAACAAGAATTGATTTTATGAGAATTTAACTGCTATAATAGAGCCATTTGTTGAGAGCAGTTGTTTAGTATTGTATAATTTATTTTTGAGTTTCATGACCCGCAAATAATAGTAATCTTCCAGCTTTACACATATCATGTTTAGAGCTACAAGACATTCCATATATTTAAAAagtctttttattttcttaaacacCGTGTCACTTTAAGATCAGACAACAAATTGACACAGAGGAAGCCTTTTAATTTTGGTTTGAGCAATAATTTTACCTTTGTATCCCTTGTTGTAACTTTTCAGTTTCCAACATTACCCTTGGTTACAAAAACCCCTTGACCTAGCgttcccttttatttttttctctttctcttccagCGGTTTCTTCAACAATAGGTAAACTTCTCCgcttttttactttttatttctGCTATAAAATCTCCAAACAAAAAAAAGACAAGTGTCTTCAAATTGGTTGTGATGATTGAATTGTTCAGGCCTTTGTTGTTGCTAGTAGGGATTTTCTAATTCCTTTCCTTTAAATCGTTATTTTGAAGTTGTTTTATGGTGAGTGAATTGTTTAAGATGAGGAAAAAAAGTAAAACCATTAAAAATCAGCGTCAGCTACTTTCTACTCTAATTTCACATTGATAAACAAGAATTGAATGATACAATAAATTAGGATAGAGGGATCAGTATGCACAAATCCAACTCAACCTTGATTGCATATGTAGATGTAATTAGGATAGCTGGTGCAAAGCCAAGATTTCAACTTTATGGGTTTCTAGATTTTAGATTTTAGAATGACGACATTAAGTGGTAATAATTGGGTTCTAAATttaatatttgtatatatttaatgaatttatTAACAAAAATACATTGTTCGAGCAAAAGTTACTGCGTTCGGCTGAACCTGTATCAGGGCtactagctccgcccctgatgtGAAGCACCCCAAAGGTTCGCTCCATTTTTTTCCCTTGTCTCTTGTTTCTCAAAATCATTTAAATCGTTAGTTTTTCGTTAGGGAGCCTCATTCATTTAGTTCTTTGTCTTTGTTGGCTCATATTGCAGCTACTTATAGTAAAGTTGATAATTGATCATTTTTGTTTCAGGGTAAAGTTTATTCCTTTCTGAAGAAAAAATGAAAGAGGAAGAAATAAATAGGTGCCAGATTCAAGAATGGTACCCCAAATTTAAATCTGATTCCATAAAAACAATGATTCATGAGCTACCCGAATCCTTTGTAGAGTACCTTACCAATGATCACGGTCCATTCCTTCTCCCTCTTtctattgatgatgatgatgcactGCCTAATAGGATCCATAAACCTGAAGAAGAGGAGGACTTTGAAGTATCTGAAGGGTCGGAAGACGAATCAGAACGACCATCACCTCCTCCTTCTTTCCCGGAACTGGAAACGAAGATCAAGGAATCTATAAAGGCCCTTGGGGGTTCTGTCTTCCCTAAGCTTAATTGGAGCGCACCAAAAGATGCTGCATGGATCAGTTCAACTGGGAATCTTTGTTGCAACTCTTTCAGTGAGGTTGCACTATTACTACGGGCATCGGATTCTCTAATCCATGATCTATGCCATGTCTATGATTCGTGCTGTGATAAGACTGTCTCGAGGCCCTCAAAGTTTTTCCTTGCACTTCGAAAATGGTATTCATCCCTGCGCCCCGAGATGGAATTTCGCTGCTTTGTACGCAATGGGATCCTTGTGGGGGTCTCTCAGCGCGAGGTGACTGGATTCTATCCTGGTCTTCTTGAGAAGAAAGACGAGTTGATAACAATAATCCAGGCATTTTTCAATTATAAGGTGAAGGGAAATTTTGAATCAGAAAGTTATACATTTGATGTGTATGTCACAAATGATGAACGAGTTAAGCTTTTGGATTTCAATCCTTGGGCCGCATTTACCTTACCTTTGCTTTTCACCTGGGAGGAATTGGAAGATAAGTTGAGGGAAGAGGGAGATTGCTTGGAGTTTAGAATTGTAGAAAGCCAGTGTGGGGTCCGTTCTGGTTTGAAAACTGCTGTTCCTTATGATTACCTGGATACTAGTCCAGGTAGTGGTTGGGATGAGTTTCTCAGAAAGGCTGATGAGCAATTGGCACAACAGATCAGGTCTCCTCAAGCAGGTGCTTGATTGCTAGATGTTCAAAGATGGTATGATACCTTTTTCGAGTAATTAACCAATAATATACTTGTGGTTTGTTATAATAGTTCTTGATCTATGCAAACCAGATCGAtgttcttatttatttatttatttattcttcttaattcatttcttttaagaagatgatttgttttctttattaaaaTGCGTGCCTTGATTCAGGATGACATATAGGAGTTCCTAGCTTGTGTGCTTGATTTATGACACAAGTTGACATGATAATCTTCTAAATTGGTTTGATGGTTAAATTTATATGTTAAGTACTGTATCTAATAGCTGGATGCACTCCATTTGGACAAGTGATCTTGTAGCTTTAAGCATTTCACATATGTCGAACTATGTAACAGTAATGGCTTATACTTTTGTACTCCAAAGTGCTTTAAAGAGCAAAGGGTGGATAACTAACGAATATGGTAGAGTTGAAGTACCTCAAGTATGTTCTTTATAACTTCACAACATAACAATGAGAAGATAAAACGTCAGAGTAGTGGCGTTAGGACGAGCCATTTGAATTTTCGAACTGTATGCAGTATGTCGCCTGCCTGCCACTGAAATCACCATTTCCTAGCTGACTTGCATGTATTAAGCTGGCTGCCAGCATTCATCCTTAGCTAGGATCAACTCTCCATAAGATTGATAGTTGCTTTACTTAGATTCCGTGTTTGTGAACAAAGCGGATTTGAACTTGTCTCTCATCCCAAGGCATAACTTGTATCTATGCGCTTTCGGAGTTCATTAGCCATCCTTGCCTCGTCATGTTAATCGTACGAACCTCTTCTATGTCATTTATCAACAACGGGGGAACAAATCAAACTAGCAAAACTCACATTAGGCTTGGGATAATCAGGGTCACAAGGgtgacttccaccatattaaggTAATCCTCTACATTGAGTTATATCCCTTCCACGCCCCATCGAGAAATAGAATTGACTAATCCTAAGTCAAAGGGTGAAGAAATTCAACGCCGCTATTCTTGGACATCCTTACTTCTAAAAAAATAAAGTGCTAAATCTTTGTAATATATGTTTAAGTGAGAACATATACTAGTAGCCGTTATGAATTTTCTAGTAAAAATGGAAGAAAGTTTGCTATGACCAACTTTGGATGAAGCTTGTATGGACAATTGTAAGAAAACTCTCCAGACAATATACGTTGAATGAATAAGTATTGTTTGTCTCCATCtccatgtatgtatatatacatagaaGACGGAGGTGTTCTGTGTAACCATACATACTTTCATATTATACACATATAATATTAGGTGTATAATAC
The sequence above is a segment of the Lycium barbarum isolate Lr01 chromosome 6, ASM1917538v2, whole genome shotgun sequence genome. Coding sequences within it:
- the LOC132598995 gene encoding uncharacterized protein LOC132598995, with the translated sequence MKEEEINRCQIQEWYPKFKSDSIKTMIHELPESFVEYLTNDHGPFLLPLSIDDDDALPNRIHKPEEEEDFEVSEGSEDESERPSPPPSFPELETKIKESIKALGGSVFPKLNWSAPKDAAWISSTGNLCCNSFSEVALLLRASDSLIHDLCHVYDSCCDKTVSRPSKFFLALRKWYSSLRPEMEFRCFVRNGILVGVSQREVTGFYPGLLEKKDELITIIQAFFNYKVKGNFESESYTFDVYVTNDERVKLLDFNPWAAFTLPLLFTWEELEDKLREEGDCLEFRIVESQCGVRSGLKTAVPYDYLDTSPGSGWDEFLRKADEQLAQQIRSPQAGA